A single genomic interval of Amycolatopsis albispora harbors:
- a CDS encoding type I polyketide synthase, with translation MNTAELTAWLVGRVAELLGRPAAEIDVRRPLRESGLSSRDTVTLTGDLRRLLGRPLPPTLLWEHSTIAALAGALSTEDRMPRPMARGEEGEPIAVVGIGVRLPGGIESPGDFWRLLEGGREAIGSVPDGRWESFADPAVLANIPQRGGFLSDATGFDAAFFGITPREAEAMDPQQRVLLEVAWSALEHAGIPPSSLGGTRTGVFTGVSASEYGMLTMSDLDTIDAWSGTGAAMSIASNRLSYLLDLRGPSLTVDTACSSSLVAVHMAVQSLQRGESETALVAGVNLMLSPGITANFHRAGVLAEDGRCKPFAGDADGIVRGEGCGVVVLRRLSEARRAGDRVLAVIRGSAVNSDGRSNGLMAPNPRAQEMVLADAYAAAGVDPAGVDYVEAHGTGTPLGDPIEAAALGAVLGSGREWGRPLLIGSVKSNLGHLEGAAGIVGLIKVVLSLGNRRLPASLHCDTPSAQIDFDGLGLRVVGEPVRWPRYSGMARAGVSAFGFGGTNAHVVLEEWPAGAFPAKQTGDGPGVFAISDRTKEGVRARAADLARWLDSADDVPLGALASTLAGRREHLPIRSVVLADDRAKLADGLRAVAKGQPSAAVVSGEAAPVPPEPVFVFSGYGSQWRGMGRELLATEPAFRDRIDELEPVFLREAGFSLRGALDGQPDGLAEIQLALLGTQLALAALWRSHGVEPAAVLGHSMGEVAASVVAGALDVADGVRVMATRSRLLESMDGTGAMAVVELSPAELSDLEANFPGITVAVYASPTQCTVSGDADQVAALVAHVESRGRLAKPLKVAGAGHSSAVDGLLGRFRAEVGPLHPRVPEIACYTSVLDDAREEPDFDVEYWAANLRRPVRFTQALDAAMADGHTVFLEISPHPVALAAIDQTAAGRAIGLGSSSRTAGEHATFLTSLARLHVLGVPGVLESRCPNATPVELPGPRWRHQRFWPARRTGRAGAHPLLGTHVELPDDGRHVWRGEVGTDAHPWLADHAALGVPVFPGTGFLELALAAARTVLKSDALAVADLELLKLLPLSARTEVTTTFSGDRVDIHAKSATGEWIRHATAKIRTGPEWTDPLPGAEDGEPFDLYRALDTIGQSYGPAFRLLRDVTAAPGRATALVSATAEPHYVLHPALADACLHALAAAADLDRAEGIYLPLSLGSVSVHGDPARGVRVQATVGSMEDDGLVGAVRLLDESGAVVVAIDEVYVRRFQRSSLPVPLSGKVFEARWEQAELPAEQPGARTWLVLGELAEPELVAFRDAVCGQGDELLRRETEGLAAFLRERSEVDAVLFMAGASGMAPEEGERLVLAASAVVAELAELPDPPRLWLVGSGGAAIEPGEAGCPGNAALRGLVRVLAFEHPELRASLLDFDAEPDPARLWVTELHDEIRADSPADEVAWREGVRYVRRLARPALQPGSPAVRDGAYVITGGLGGLGLHAARWLLDRGASRVVLSSRRGGETPLPGVEVVAGDIAEPGVAERLVEVATREGMPLRGVLHAAGVLADGAAMKLTAEQVRRAWWPKAHGAWRLSEATMGHELDWWLVYSSAASLLGSPGQAAYATANAWMDSLVEWRRANGLPATTINWGAWGDIGAAAGTKNPVLEPLSPDEGLEALEAVLADGRAATGVARLDTTTVLTLFPQLTARFFFSLLAPDEPQVRWDGMAALRTAEPAAARAALADHLVAIVAGLMGFEPEQIDRHCPLTQLGLDSLLAMRARGAVERDFGLSLPMPLLLRGASLSEVAAHLAEAAGFGGEPVAAKPTVVGPRDPAERWVARAWREVLAGREPGVYDDFFLVGGDAERAERLRAAIAEELSSVPDERTLFAAPTIAAMADLLRAEIEGHGGGPIRLLRDGVAADPVFLFHPAGGPTSVYRALADRLTDGQPAYGFERLDDLDELEDKAACYAELVREIQPNGPYRLGGWSFGGCLAYETAQQLTSAGEAVELVFLIDSILPLPAPGRSSADLLLERFGRFAEHIEQTYGAELDLSDLDLGGLDEREQIRLVMDRLATKVPGLGQGVLHHQYTSYLDARVAERYRPRPYDGRVVLFRASEPHPLTTTLDPRYLRTDDALGWDELCPALEVVRVPGDHLSLIDPPNVEVISDRLNRLLNGGSAAWSRTTAATTRPPTA, from the coding sequence GTGAACACCGCCGAGCTGACCGCGTGGCTGGTCGGCCGGGTGGCCGAGCTGCTCGGCCGTCCGGCGGCCGAGATCGACGTCCGGCGGCCGTTGCGGGAATCGGGCCTGTCCTCCCGCGACACCGTCACGCTCACCGGTGACCTGCGGCGGCTGCTCGGCAGGCCGTTGCCGCCGACCCTGTTGTGGGAACACTCGACCATCGCCGCGCTCGCCGGTGCGTTGTCCACAGAGGACAGGATGCCGAGGCCGATGGCGCGTGGTGAAGAGGGTGAGCCGATCGCGGTGGTTGGCATCGGCGTCCGGCTGCCCGGCGGCATCGAGTCGCCTGGCGACTTCTGGCGCCTGCTCGAGGGCGGTCGTGAAGCCATCGGGTCCGTCCCGGATGGACGGTGGGAGTCCTTTGCCGACCCCGCCGTGCTCGCGAACATCCCGCAGCGAGGTGGCTTCCTCAGCGACGCCACGGGGTTCGACGCGGCATTCTTCGGCATCACTCCGCGTGAGGCGGAGGCCATGGACCCGCAGCAACGCGTGCTGCTGGAGGTCGCGTGGTCCGCGCTGGAGCACGCCGGCATTCCGCCGAGCAGCCTCGGTGGCACCCGGACCGGGGTGTTCACCGGCGTTTCGGCCAGCGAGTACGGCATGCTCACGATGAGCGATCTCGACACCATCGACGCCTGGTCCGGGACGGGCGCGGCGATGAGCATCGCGTCGAACCGGCTGTCGTACCTGCTCGACCTGCGCGGCCCGAGCCTGACCGTGGACACCGCGTGCTCGTCGTCGCTGGTCGCCGTGCACATGGCGGTGCAGAGCCTGCAACGCGGGGAGAGCGAAACCGCGCTGGTCGCCGGGGTCAACCTGATGCTTTCGCCGGGCATCACGGCGAACTTCCACCGCGCCGGGGTGCTCGCCGAGGACGGCCGCTGCAAGCCGTTCGCCGGTGACGCCGACGGCATCGTGCGCGGGGAGGGCTGCGGCGTAGTGGTGCTGCGCAGGCTGAGCGAGGCGCGCCGGGCCGGAGACCGGGTGCTCGCGGTGATCCGGGGCAGCGCGGTGAACTCCGACGGCCGGTCGAACGGCCTGATGGCGCCCAATCCGCGGGCGCAGGAAATGGTGCTCGCCGACGCCTACGCGGCGGCGGGCGTGGACCCGGCGGGCGTCGACTACGTGGAGGCACACGGCACCGGCACCCCGCTCGGTGACCCGATCGAGGCGGCGGCGCTCGGTGCCGTGCTGGGCAGCGGCCGTGAGTGGGGGCGGCCGCTGCTGATCGGCTCGGTCAAGAGCAATCTCGGCCATCTGGAGGGCGCGGCCGGCATCGTCGGCCTGATCAAGGTGGTGCTCTCGCTCGGAAATCGGCGGCTGCCCGCGAGCCTGCACTGCGACACCCCCAGCGCGCAGATCGACTTCGACGGCCTCGGCCTGCGCGTGGTCGGCGAGCCGGTGCGCTGGCCGCGGTACTCCGGCATGGCCAGGGCCGGGGTGTCGGCCTTCGGCTTCGGTGGCACCAACGCGCACGTGGTGCTGGAGGAATGGCCGGCCGGGGCCTTCCCGGCGAAGCAGACTGGTGACGGGCCCGGCGTGTTCGCGATTTCCGACCGCACCAAGGAGGGTGTCCGCGCCCGCGCGGCGGACCTGGCGCGGTGGCTGGATTCGGCGGACGACGTTCCGCTCGGCGCGCTCGCGTCCACTTTGGCCGGTCGTCGTGAACACCTGCCGATCCGGTCGGTGGTGCTGGCCGACGACCGCGCGAAGCTCGCCGACGGGCTTCGCGCGGTGGCCAAGGGCCAGCCCAGCGCCGCGGTGGTCAGCGGGGAAGCCGCCCCGGTGCCACCCGAGCCGGTCTTCGTGTTCTCCGGTTACGGCTCGCAGTGGCGCGGCATGGGCCGTGAACTGCTCGCCACCGAACCGGCCTTCCGCGACCGGATCGACGAACTGGAGCCGGTTTTCCTGCGCGAGGCCGGGTTCTCCCTGCGTGGCGCGCTCGACGGGCAGCCGGACGGACTCGCCGAGATCCAGCTCGCCCTGCTCGGCACGCAGCTCGCGCTGGCCGCGCTCTGGCGGTCGCACGGGGTCGAACCGGCCGCGGTGCTCGGGCACTCGATGGGCGAGGTGGCCGCGTCGGTGGTCGCGGGCGCGCTGGACGTGGCGGACGGGGTGCGGGTGATGGCGACCCGGTCCCGGCTGCTGGAGTCGATGGACGGCACCGGCGCGATGGCGGTGGTGGAGCTGTCCCCAGCGGAACTGTCCGATTTGGAGGCGAACTTCCCCGGCATCACGGTCGCCGTCTACGCGTCACCGACCCAGTGCACGGTCAGCGGGGACGCGGACCAGGTGGCCGCGCTGGTGGCACACGTGGAAAGCCGGGGCAGGCTGGCGAAACCGCTGAAGGTGGCCGGTGCCGGACATTCGTCCGCAGTGGACGGGCTGCTCGGCCGGTTCCGCGCCGAGGTCGGGCCACTGCATCCCCGGGTGCCCGAGATCGCCTGCTACACCAGCGTGCTCGACGACGCCCGTGAGGAACCCGACTTCGACGTCGAGTACTGGGCGGCGAACCTGCGGCGGCCGGTCCGGTTCACGCAGGCGCTCGACGCGGCGATGGCCGACGGCCACACGGTGTTCCTGGAGATCTCACCGCATCCCGTCGCACTGGCCGCGATCGACCAGACCGCCGCGGGCCGCGCCATCGGTCTCGGCAGTTCGAGCCGGACCGCCGGGGAACACGCCACCTTCCTGACCTCGCTGGCGAGGCTGCACGTGCTCGGGGTGCCGGGGGTGCTGGAGTCCCGCTGTCCGAACGCGACACCCGTCGAGCTGCCCGGCCCACGCTGGCGGCACCAGCGGTTCTGGCCCGCGCGGCGGACCGGCCGGGCGGGAGCCCATCCGCTGCTCGGCACCCACGTGGAACTTCCCGACGACGGCAGGCACGTCTGGCGCGGGGAGGTCGGTACGGACGCGCACCCGTGGCTCGCGGACCACGCGGCGCTGGGCGTGCCGGTGTTCCCCGGCACCGGATTCCTGGAGCTGGCGCTGGCCGCCGCGCGCACGGTGCTCAAGTCGGATGCGCTGGCCGTGGCCGATCTGGAGTTGCTGAAGCTGCTGCCGTTGTCCGCGCGGACCGAGGTGACCACCACCTTCTCCGGCGATCGGGTGGACATCCACGCGAAGTCGGCAACCGGGGAGTGGATCCGGCACGCCACCGCGAAGATCCGCACCGGTCCGGAGTGGACAGACCCGCTGCCCGGCGCCGAGGACGGCGAGCCGTTCGACCTGTACCGTGCGCTCGACACGATCGGGCAGAGCTACGGGCCCGCGTTCCGCCTCCTGCGTGACGTGACGGCCGCCCCCGGCCGGGCCACCGCGTTGGTTTCGGCCACCGCCGAACCGCACTACGTGCTGCACCCCGCGCTGGCCGACGCCTGCCTGCACGCCTTGGCCGCAGCCGCCGACCTCGACCGCGCGGAAGGCATCTACCTGCCGCTTTCGCTCGGTTCGGTCAGCGTGCACGGCGATCCGGCGCGTGGAGTGCGGGTCCAGGCGACGGTCGGGTCGATGGAGGACGACGGCCTGGTGGGCGCGGTCCGCCTGCTCGACGAGTCCGGTGCGGTGGTGGTGGCCATCGACGAGGTCTACGTCCGGCGGTTCCAGCGGTCCTCGCTGCCGGTCCCGTTGTCCGGCAAGGTCTTCGAAGCACGCTGGGAGCAGGCCGAGCTGCCCGCCGAGCAACCGGGTGCGCGGACCTGGCTGGTCCTGGGCGAGCTGGCGGAACCCGAACTGGTCGCGTTCCGTGACGCGGTGTGCGGCCAGGGTGACGAACTGCTGCGGCGGGAAACCGAAGGGCTGGCGGCGTTCCTGCGCGAGAGGTCCGAAGTGGACGCCGTGTTGTTCATGGCCGGAGCCAGTGGAATGGCGCCCGAGGAAGGTGAACGGCTGGTGCTCGCCGCCAGTGCGGTGGTCGCCGAACTCGCCGAGCTGCCCGATCCGCCGCGCCTGTGGCTGGTCGGCTCCGGTGGCGCGGCGATCGAACCGGGCGAGGCGGGCTGCCCCGGCAACGCGGCCCTGCGTGGCCTGGTCCGGGTGCTCGCCTTCGAACACCCGGAACTGCGTGCGTCACTGCTCGACTTCGACGCGGAGCCCGATCCGGCGCGGCTGTGGGTGACCGAACTGCACGACGAGATCCGTGCGGATTCCCCGGCCGACGAGGTCGCCTGGCGCGAGGGCGTGCGGTATGTGCGGCGGCTCGCGCGGCCGGCGCTGCAGCCCGGCTCACCAGCGGTTCGTGATGGTGCCTACGTGATCACCGGTGGCCTCGGCGGCCTGGGACTGCACGCCGCGCGGTGGCTGCTCGACCGCGGTGCCAGCCGCGTGGTGCTGTCCAGCCGGAGAGGTGGTGAAACGCCGCTGCCGGGTGTCGAGGTGGTCGCCGGGGACATCGCCGAACCCGGGGTGGCCGAGCGGCTGGTCGAGGTGGCCACCCGGGAGGGCATGCCGTTGCGCGGGGTGCTGCACGCGGCCGGCGTGCTGGCCGACGGCGCCGCGATGAAGCTGACCGCCGAGCAGGTGCGGCGGGCGTGGTGGCCCAAGGCTCACGGCGCGTGGCGGCTCAGCGAGGCGACCATGGGGCACGAACTCGACTGGTGGCTGGTCTACTCGTCGGCCGCGTCCCTGCTCGGCTCGCCGGGGCAGGCCGCCTATGCCACGGCGAATGCCTGGATGGACTCGCTGGTGGAATGGCGCCGCGCGAACGGGCTGCCCGCCACCACGATCAACTGGGGTGCGTGGGGTGACATCGGGGCGGCGGCCGGGACGAAGAACCCGGTGCTCGAGCCGCTCAGCCCGGACGAAGGCCTCGAAGCGCTGGAGGCGGTGCTGGCCGACGGGCGGGCCGCGACCGGCGTCGCGCGGCTGGACACGACCACCGTGCTCACGCTGTTCCCGCAGCTCACCGCCCGTTTCTTCTTCTCCTTGCTGGCACCGGACGAGCCGCAGGTGCGCTGGGACGGGATGGCCGCGTTGCGCACGGCCGAACCAGCCGCGGCACGGGCCGCGCTGGCCGATCACCTGGTGGCGATCGTCGCCGGGCTGATGGGCTTCGAGCCGGAGCAGATCGACCGCCACTGCCCGCTGACCCAGCTCGGCCTGGACTCGCTGCTGGCCATGCGGGCGCGGGGTGCGGTGGAACGCGACTTCGGCTTGTCGTTGCCGATGCCGTTGCTGCTGCGCGGTGCCTCACTGTCCGAAGTGGCCGCTCATCTCGCCGAAGCCGCCGGGTTCGGCGGTGAGCCCGTGGCAGCCAAGCCCACTGTGGTCGGACCGCGAGACCCCGCCGAGCGGTGGGTCGCCCGCGCCTGGCGTGAGGTGCTGGCAGGCCGGGAACCGGGGGTCTACGACGACTTCTTCCTGGTCGGCGGCGACGCGGAACGGGCGGAACGCCTGCGCGCGGCCATCGCCGAGGAACTGAGCTCGGTACCCGACGAGCGGACCCTGTTCGCCGCGCCGACCATCGCCGCGATGGCCGACCTGCTGCGGGCCGAGATCGAAGGGCACGGCGGTGGCCCGATCCGGTTGCTGCGGGACGGTGTCGCCGCGGACCCGGTGTTCCTGTTCCACCCGGCCGGTGGTCCGACCAGTGTCTACCGCGCGCTGGCGGACCGGCTGACCGACGGCCAGCCCGCGTACGGCTTCGAACGGCTCGACGATCTGGACGAGCTGGAGGACAAGGCAGCCTGCTACGCGGAACTGGTCAGGGAGATCCAGCCGAACGGGCCGTACCGGCTGGGCGGCTGGTCGTTCGGCGGCTGCCTCGCCTACGAAACCGCGCAGCAGCTGACCAGCGCCGGTGAAGCCGTCGAGCTGGTGTTCCTGATCGACTCGATCCTGCCGCTGCCCGCGCCCGGCCGGTCGTCGGCGGACTTGCTGCTCGAGCGGTTCGGGCGGTTCGCCGAGCACATCGAGCAGACCTACGGGGCCGAACTGGACCTCAGCGACCTGGACCTCGGCGGGCTGGACGAACGCGAGCAGATCCGGCTGGTGATGGACCGCCTGGCCACCAAGGTGCCGGGGCTCGGCCAGGGTGTGCTGCACCACCAGTACACGTCCTATTTGGACGCCCGGGTGGCCGAGCGCTACCGGCCGCGGCCCTACGACGGCCGGGTGGTGTTGTTCCGCGCGAGTGAACCGCATCCGCTGACCACCACGCTCGACCCGCGGTACCTGCGCACCGACGACGCGCTCGGCTGGGACGAGCTGTGCCCGGCGCTGGAGGTGGTCCGGGTGCCGGGCGACCACCTGTCGCTGATCGATCCGCCGAACGTCGAGGTGATCTCCGACCGGCTGAACCGGTTGCTGAACGGAGGGAGTGCGGCATGGAGCCGAACCACGGCGGCCACCACTCGACCGCCTACCGCATAG
- a CDS encoding acyl-CoA carboxylase subunit beta, whose product MEPNHGGHHSTAYRIAELADRRDEVERIAEKRAVDRQHAKGKLTARERVERLVDPDSFVELDQFARHRCTDFGMAANRPYGDGVVTGHATIDGRQVCLFSQDFTVFGGSMGEVFGEKVLKVMDLAMSIGCPVIGINDSGGARIQEGVVSLAHYAELGRRNALASGVIPQISMIMGPCAGGAVYSPAITDFTVMVDRTSHMFVTGPDVVHAVTGARVSTEELGGSVTNSEVSGNAHHRAVDEEDAFDFVRTLLGYLPSNNVDGPPEFADETAPGPTPADLELDRIVPDSINQSYDMTEVIARIADDGDFLEIHAGFAPNMICAFARVEGHTVGVVANQPARQAGVIDIDASEKAARFVRFCDAFGIPILTLADVPGYLPGVDQERHGIIRRGAKLIYAYSEATVPKVTVVTRKAYGGGYAVMGSKHVGADVNIAWPTAEIAVMGAEGAVRVLRRRELAALDGPERTAAERRFVEEYRERHGGPYTAADRGYVDLVIPPSQTRLQVARAFRLLRGKRQVLPAKKHGNIPL is encoded by the coding sequence ATGGAGCCGAACCACGGCGGCCACCACTCGACCGCCTACCGCATAGCCGAGCTCGCCGACCGGCGGGACGAGGTCGAGCGCATCGCCGAGAAACGTGCGGTTGATCGCCAGCACGCCAAGGGAAAGCTGACTGCCCGCGAACGCGTGGAGCGGCTCGTCGACCCGGATTCCTTTGTGGAGCTGGACCAGTTCGCGCGGCACCGCTGCACGGACTTCGGCATGGCGGCGAACCGGCCGTACGGCGACGGGGTGGTGACCGGGCACGCCACCATCGACGGCCGCCAGGTGTGCTTGTTCTCGCAGGACTTCACCGTGTTCGGCGGCAGCATGGGCGAGGTCTTCGGCGAGAAGGTGCTGAAGGTGATGGACCTCGCGATGAGCATCGGCTGCCCGGTGATCGGCATCAACGATTCCGGCGGTGCGCGCATCCAGGAGGGCGTCGTCTCGCTCGCGCACTACGCGGAACTGGGACGCCGCAACGCATTGGCGTCCGGAGTGATCCCGCAGATCTCGATGATCATGGGGCCGTGTGCCGGTGGCGCGGTCTACTCGCCCGCGATCACCGACTTCACGGTGATGGTGGACCGCACCTCGCACATGTTCGTCACCGGCCCGGACGTGGTGCACGCGGTCACCGGCGCCCGCGTGAGCACCGAGGAACTCGGCGGCTCGGTGACCAACAGCGAGGTTTCCGGCAACGCGCACCACCGGGCGGTCGACGAGGAGGACGCCTTTGACTTCGTGCGCACGCTGCTCGGTTACCTGCCGTCGAACAATGTGGACGGTCCACCGGAGTTCGCCGACGAGACCGCGCCCGGGCCGACCCCGGCCGATCTCGAACTCGACCGCATCGTGCCCGATTCGATCAACCAGTCCTACGACATGACCGAGGTCATCGCGCGCATCGCCGACGACGGTGACTTCCTGGAAATCCACGCCGGTTTCGCGCCGAACATGATCTGCGCCTTCGCCCGCGTCGAAGGCCACACCGTCGGCGTGGTGGCGAACCAGCCGGCCCGCCAGGCCGGGGTGATCGACATCGACGCGTCGGAGAAGGCGGCCAGGTTCGTCCGGTTCTGTGACGCGTTCGGCATTCCGATCCTCACCCTCGCCGACGTTCCCGGTTACCTGCCGGGTGTCGACCAGGAGCGCCACGGGATCATCCGCCGCGGCGCCAAGCTGATCTACGCCTATTCGGAAGCCACCGTGCCGAAGGTGACCGTGGTGACCCGCAAGGCCTACGGCGGCGGGTACGCGGTGATGGGCTCCAAGCACGTCGGTGCCGACGTCAACATCGCCTGGCCCACCGCGGAAATCGCGGTGATGGGGGCCGAGGGCGCGGTGCGTGTGCTGCGGCGTCGGGAACTCGCCGCGCTCGACGGTCCGGAAAGGACAGCGGCGGAACGGCGGTTCGTCGAGGAATACCGGGAACGCCACGGCGGCCCGTACACCGCGGCCGACCGCGGTTACGTCGACCTGGTCATCCCGCCGTCGCAGACCCGCCTCCAGGTTGCCAGGGCATTTCGCCTGCTGCGCGGAAAACGGCAGGTCCTGCCCGCGAAGAAGCACGGCAACATCCCGCTTTAG
- a CDS encoding alpha/beta hydrolase — MKRRWLLALSLPLVLAVPVPSATAVPPVTADNGAKIVKETRLDARTVDIEISSPSLAGTGMVRLLLPSKWAAEPTRTWPTLYLLHGCCEPVDYRSWYEFTDVEQFTADKDTIVVMPTDGKAGMYTKWWNLGLKSTPDWETFHTLEVRQLVERGYRGGTQRAVAGVSIGGYGAMAYAFRHQGMFGAAASYSGMPNTLFPGTPAVIKGILVREGFYNWFDLWGHEIANIFTWSERNPFDHVDDLRGTALYISCGNGRTGPLDPPGRSDVLEPAAELTSRSFTDRLRSRGIPATVDYYGDGTHSWPYWERALHNSWPVLAPALGLPAGP; from the coding sequence ATGAAAAGACGCTGGCTGCTGGCGCTCAGCCTGCCGTTGGTGCTGGCCGTGCCGGTGCCGTCGGCCACCGCGGTCCCGCCGGTGACCGCCGACAACGGCGCGAAGATCGTCAAGGAAACCCGGCTCGACGCGCGCACGGTGGACATCGAGATCAGCTCGCCTTCGCTGGCGGGCACCGGAATGGTCCGCCTGCTGCTGCCGTCGAAGTGGGCCGCCGAGCCCACCCGAACCTGGCCGACGCTGTACCTGCTGCACGGCTGCTGCGAGCCGGTGGACTACCGCTCCTGGTACGAGTTCACCGACGTCGAGCAGTTCACCGCGGACAAGGACACCATCGTGGTGATGCCGACCGACGGCAAGGCGGGCATGTACACCAAGTGGTGGAACCTCGGGCTGAAGTCCACTCCGGACTGGGAAACCTTCCATACGCTCGAGGTTCGCCAGCTGGTCGAGCGCGGCTATCGCGGCGGCACGCAGCGGGCGGTCGCCGGGGTGTCGATCGGCGGTTACGGCGCGATGGCCTACGCCTTCCGGCACCAGGGGATGTTCGGCGCGGCCGCGTCCTACAGCGGCATGCCGAACACGCTGTTTCCCGGCACACCGGCGGTGATCAAGGGAATCCTGGTCCGCGAGGGCTTCTACAACTGGTTCGACCTGTGGGGGCACGAGATCGCCAACATCTTCACCTGGTCGGAGCGGAACCCGTTCGACCACGTCGACGACCTGCGCGGGACCGCGCTGTACATCTCCTGCGGCAACGGCCGCACCGGACCGCTCGATCCGCCGGGGCGCAGCGACGTGCTGGAACCGGCGGCCGAGCTTACGTCGCGCAGCTTCACCGATCGGCTCAGGTCGAGGGGGATCCCCGCGACGGTCGACTACTACGGCGACGGCACGCACAGCTGGCCGTACTGGGAACGCGCGCTGCACAACTCCTGGCCGGTGCTGGCACCCGCACTCGGGCTGCCCGCCGGACCGTGA
- a CDS encoding lipase family protein: protein MVALSVTTTVSSAVEPAAPEAAATLPGPFDDSFYTPPSPLPAGKPGDVIRWRPSIPGLNALNANAWEVMYLSVNALGKPNAVTGTVLVPKGVDPAKAPIVGFGVGTQGPAFKCTPSKAISRGTLYDQPAINDSLSAGYAVAVTDYEGYSKDTIPTYIVGQSMGPALIDSVRAAQNLDAAKLSDTSKVIFQGYSQGGGAAMWAAEKQPSYAPELNLVGVVAGGVPADLNEVAKGLDGYLGFGFLAFAAVGLDTAYSDLKLDSYLNDTGRAELEEAKENACVVELLANYPFKKISDYTTSNPLNTPQWQARLAQNKLGANPPKVPVFQYHAAVDEIVNTPQADALHKAYCGKGVTLQWNTYLAEHLTGIFAGNADAHKWITDRFAGAEAPSNC, encoded by the coding sequence CTGGTGGCGCTTTCGGTGACCACCACGGTTTCGTCGGCCGTCGAACCGGCGGCCCCCGAGGCCGCCGCGACTCTGCCCGGTCCGTTCGACGACTCCTTCTACACCCCGCCGTCGCCCCTGCCCGCGGGCAAGCCCGGTGACGTGATCCGCTGGCGGCCGTCGATACCCGGGCTCAACGCGCTCAACGCGAACGCCTGGGAGGTCATGTACCTGTCGGTCAACGCGCTGGGCAAGCCGAACGCGGTGACCGGCACGGTGCTGGTGCCGAAGGGTGTCGACCCGGCCAAGGCGCCGATCGTCGGCTTCGGTGTCGGCACGCAGGGTCCGGCGTTCAAGTGCACGCCGTCGAAGGCCATCTCGCGCGGCACGCTGTACGACCAGCCCGCCATCAACGACTCGCTGAGTGCCGGGTACGCGGTGGCGGTCACCGACTACGAGGGCTATTCGAAGGACACCATTCCCACCTACATCGTCGGTCAGTCGATGGGCCCGGCGTTGATCGACTCGGTGCGCGCGGCGCAGAACCTCGATGCGGCGAAGCTGTCGGACACCTCGAAGGTGATCTTCCAGGGGTACTCGCAGGGCGGCGGCGCGGCGATGTGGGCGGCGGAGAAGCAGCCGTCCTACGCGCCGGAACTGAACCTGGTCGGGGTGGTGGCCGGTGGCGTGCCCGCCGACCTGAACGAGGTCGCCAAGGGGCTCGACGGCTACCTCGGCTTCGGCTTCCTCGCCTTCGCCGCGGTCGGCCTCGACACGGCGTACTCGGATCTGAAGCTGGACTCGTACCTGAACGACACCGGCCGCGCGGAACTGGAGGAGGCCAAGGAGAACGCGTGCGTGGTCGAGCTGCTGGCGAACTACCCGTTCAAGAAGATCAGCGACTACACCACCAGCAACCCGCTGAACACCCCGCAGTGGCAGGCGCGGCTGGCGCAGAACAAGCTGGGCGCCAACCCGCCGAAGGTGCCGGTGTTCCAGTACCACGCGGCGGTGGACGAGATCGTGAACACGCCGCAGGCCGACGCGCTGCACAAGGCCTACTGCGGCAAGGGCGTGACGCTGCAGTGGAACACCTATCTGGCGGAACACCTCACGGGCATCTTCGCCGGTAACGCG